The following are encoded in a window of Verrucomicrobiota bacterium genomic DNA:
- a CDS encoding N-acetyltransferase, producing the protein MPIYPPLAISRLRVLRLATLEDLPNLVALELECFDEIRRDTRSTIRKSLVNSQNETWVKDCPSDQRIGVALSLRKVHNSLRIYSLATHPEIRGQGWGNYLLSVAQERARARGCRQIRLEADASHSMLLDWYERNGFKRVKFLEDYYDHGCHAWEMVYIIG; encoded by the coding sequence ATGCCCATCTATCCACCGCTCGCGATTTCACGATTGCGAGTTCTTCGCCTTGCTACGCTGGAAGACTTGCCAAACCTCGTAGCACTTGAGCTCGAATGTTTTGATGAAATCCGTAGGGATACTCGTTCCACTATTCGGAAAAGTTTGGTTAATTCCCAGAATGAGACATGGGTAAAGGACTGTCCTTCGGATCAGAGGATTGGTGTGGCACTCTCTCTCCGAAAAGTTCATAATTCCTTGCGGATCTACTCCCTGGCAACTCATCCAGAAATTAGGGGCCAAGGGTGGGGAAACTATTTACTTTCGGTTGCGCAGGAACGTGCCAGAGCGCGGGGATGCAGGCAGATCCGGTTGGAGGCGGACGCCTCACATTCAATGTTATTGGATTGGTACGAGCGCAATGGTTTCAAGAGAGTGAAATTTCTCGAAGACTATTACGACCATGGTTGCCATGCATGGGAGATGGTTTACATTATCGGGTAA
- a CDS encoding SET domain-containing protein, with the protein MVHPETEVRFKDAEVGYGLFAKAFIPRGTVTWVRDQLDREFTPNDLKTFDAAHREILDRYSYRNAKGNYVFGWDNVRFMNHSAQPTCLLTPYGLELAVRDIATGEELTNDYGCFNIIEPFSPKFEAQGRATICHDDLTLFSAKWDAEIAASLVFLVQVEQPLLKYASPDAWQQVSQVALGKQHLRSTSELFYKGE; encoded by the coding sequence ATGGTCCATCCGGAAACTGAAGTTCGATTTAAAGATGCAGAGGTAGGCTACGGTTTATTTGCAAAAGCGTTCATTCCTCGCGGTACGGTTACATGGGTCAGGGATCAACTGGACCGTGAATTCACCCCCAACGATCTCAAGACCTTTGATGCGGCGCACCGGGAAATTCTCGACCGTTACAGTTATCGGAATGCGAAAGGAAACTACGTCTTTGGGTGGGATAATGTTCGATTCATGAACCACAGCGCACAGCCAACCTGTCTATTGACTCCTTACGGATTGGAGCTTGCTGTACGTGACATCGCTACAGGTGAGGAGCTCACCAACGACTACGGTTGCTTTAATATTATCGAGCCCTTTTCTCCAAAATTCGAAGCCCAAGGGCGCGCGACGATCTGCCACGATGACCTCACCCTTTTTAGCGCAAAATGGGATGCTGAGATCGCCGCCAGCCTTGTTTTTCTTGTACAAGTTGAACAGCCACTTTTGAAATACGCTTCGCCGGATGCATGGCAGCAAGTTAGCCAAGTTGCGTTGGGCAAGCAGCACCTGAGATCGACTTCTGAACTTTTTTATAAGGGAGAGTAG
- a CDS encoding peroxiredoxin family protein, translated as MKKIPFFHAAIVALTFILSSNLQADNIGLNVGDKAPEFKLIDQNGKEVSLSELTAKHDKVALAFYRSADWCPHCQRQLIGLQNDLGTMEEAGIKLVGISYDSVEILDRFSNKQSIGYTLLSDPGSKTIDAYKIRNMDVKPGRTEGIPHPTIFLLDNKGVIAAKLREESIRVRPTLEEIMAAAKAMD; from the coding sequence ATGAAAAAAATACCTTTCTTCCACGCCGCCATAGTGGCCTTAACTTTTATCTTAAGCTCGAACCTTCAAGCGGATAATATCGGCCTCAATGTGGGCGATAAAGCGCCAGAGTTCAAACTGATCGACCAAAACGGAAAGGAAGTCTCTCTTTCTGAACTAACAGCAAAGCATGACAAAGTGGCTTTGGCATTTTATCGCTCGGCGGATTGGTGCCCACACTGTCAACGTCAACTGATTGGGCTCCAAAATGACCTTGGAACGATGGAAGAGGCTGGAATCAAACTAGTCGGTATCAGCTATGATTCCGTGGAGATCCTCGATCGTTTTTCGAATAAACAATCAATTGGATACACCCTGCTATCGGATCCTGGAAGTAAAACAATTGACGCTTACAAAATCCGAAACATGGACGTCAAACCAGGCCGGACCGAAGGCATTCCCCACCCTACGATTTTTCTCTTGGACAACAAAGGAGTCATCGCCGCAAAACTTCGTGAAGAATCAATCCGCGTCCGCCCTACCCTCGAAGAAATCATGGCTGCTGCGAAGGCGATGGATTGA
- a CDS encoding sulfatase: MKAIMVMFDTLNRHFLPNYGCDWTHAPNFKRLSERTVTFENAWVGSMPCMPARRDMHTGRLAFTHRSWGPIEPFDDSLPEILKNNGIHTHLVTDHYHYFEEGGGNYHTRYSSWEFNRGQEWDPWKGEVKDPELPEIRPGLERQKNRQNWVNRKHMDTPEKQSIAKTFDQGLEFIRTNREEDNWFLQIETFDPHEPYFTHDKHKSLYPHDYDGAHIDWPEYRPVNETDRDAIEHVRYQYAADLSLCDEHLGRVLDQMDELDLWDDTMLIVCTDHGFLLSEHDWWGKNRMPLYNEIAHIPLFIWDPRCGKKDERRKSIVQFIDFAPTLLDLFGLDPTPDMMGQSLAGILETDTPNRDTALFGLFGGHVNITDGRWVYMRGPVTTDNTPLYQYTLMPTHLPHTFNVEELQDIQLQEPFPFTKGCRTMKIASGPVHQSIQHEFGTLLFDLESDYGQLTPVTDTTAEERMTNLLIREMKHLDAPPDQFERLGLDVSRSSTTSST, encoded by the coding sequence ATGAAGGCGATCATGGTTATGTTTGATACGCTCAACCGGCACTTTCTACCCAATTATGGATGCGACTGGACTCATGCCCCAAACTTTAAACGTCTTAGTGAGCGAACGGTAACCTTCGAAAACGCCTGGGTAGGGAGCATGCCATGCATGCCAGCTCGACGTGACATGCATACCGGACGACTTGCTTTTACCCACCGTAGCTGGGGGCCCATCGAACCCTTTGACGACTCGCTGCCGGAGATTCTCAAAAACAACGGTATCCATACACACCTCGTCACCGATCATTATCACTACTTCGAAGAAGGCGGAGGAAATTATCACACACGCTACTCCAGTTGGGAGTTCAACCGGGGGCAGGAATGGGATCCGTGGAAAGGTGAAGTAAAAGATCCCGAGCTGCCTGAGATTCGCCCCGGCCTTGAACGACAAAAAAACCGACAAAACTGGGTGAACCGAAAACACATGGACACGCCCGAAAAGCAATCCATCGCAAAAACTTTCGACCAGGGACTCGAGTTTATTCGAACTAACAGGGAGGAGGACAATTGGTTTCTACAAATTGAAACCTTCGATCCCCACGAGCCCTATTTTACTCACGACAAACACAAATCACTGTACCCACACGATTATGACGGAGCCCATATTGATTGGCCGGAGTATCGTCCGGTTAACGAAACCGACAGAGACGCGATCGAGCATGTTCGTTATCAGTATGCGGCAGACCTGAGTCTCTGCGATGAGCATCTTGGACGCGTATTGGATCAGATGGATGAGTTGGATCTTTGGGATGATACGATGCTCATTGTCTGCACGGACCATGGCTTCCTTCTCAGCGAACACGACTGGTGGGGTAAAAACCGAATGCCCCTTTACAACGAGATCGCCCATATCCCGCTTTTTATTTGGGACCCCCGCTGTGGCAAAAAAGACGAGCGAAGAAAATCAATTGTGCAGTTCATCGATTTCGCCCCTACCCTTTTGGATCTTTTTGGATTGGATCCGACGCCAGACATGATGGGACAATCACTGGCGGGTATCTTGGAAACAGATACACCCAATCGGGATACGGCTCTCTTCGGACTATTCGGAGGGCACGTCAATATAACAGACGGACGCTGGGTCTATATGCGCGGACCCGTCACCACCGACAACACTCCGCTCTACCAGTACACGCTCATGCCCACACACCTTCCACATACGTTCAACGTTGAGGAGCTCCAGGACATCCAACTCCAGGAGCCGTTTCCCTTCACCAAAGGTTGCCGAACAATGAAGATTGCATCAGGACCGGTTCACCAATCGATACAACATGAGTTTGGGACCCTGCTCTTCGATCTCGAAAGTGATTATGGACAATTGACACCTGTTACCGATACCACAGCGGAGGAAAGAATGACAAATTTGCTTATTCGAGAAATGAAGCACCTGGATGCCCCACCCGATCAGTTCGAAAGGCTTGGATTAGACGTGTCTCGCAGTAGCACCACCTCATCTACCTAA
- a CDS encoding DUF455 family protein yields MFVEKARLRILAGWFLRIRNFDHKYKLAYHLYDASEHITWLLTRLKEMRSGNPNASIRPQLKHFLEEALHAPDDESFLCGFYEVLTQTFLNAVEEDIAELDPSANANESRLLQRLQSNLREQIEWFSSLNLNSENSDWVDYQKKLLESIGGIHGELNASNRPSNFHGPRFERPTTILFDDSISIGELETYESRLKMDTNEATIEQFKVFFNEFFAAGLLASILFDASESDYPWEFFADFSRHFWDEARHSEFGAIRLRELGVEPDRMNPVLFEESHDLPILHRVAYLTRGLEAYFMPRKPKRMIEYQASGDMRSQLFADQDWSDEINHVRYGSRWTDYLLEDDYREIGDIIEEVKTHLSKIRGYTVTDISAPF; encoded by the coding sequence GTGTTTGTAGAAAAAGCCCGGCTTCGAATCCTGGCCGGCTGGTTTCTCCGCATTCGAAACTTTGATCACAAATACAAACTCGCTTACCATTTGTATGACGCGTCGGAACATATAACCTGGCTCCTCACACGACTAAAGGAAATGCGAAGTGGGAATCCCAACGCAAGTATCAGACCCCAGCTCAAACACTTTTTGGAGGAAGCCCTGCATGCTCCCGATGATGAAAGCTTTCTCTGTGGTTTCTATGAGGTTCTGACTCAGACTTTCTTAAATGCGGTCGAAGAAGATATAGCAGAACTGGACCCTTCTGCGAACGCAAATGAAAGCCGACTGTTGCAACGTCTTCAATCGAATCTACGAGAACAAATTGAATGGTTCAGTAGTCTTAACTTGAATTCCGAAAATTCAGATTGGGTAGACTATCAAAAGAAACTCCTCGAATCCATTGGTGGAATTCATGGCGAATTGAATGCATCAAACAGGCCTTCCAATTTCCATGGCCCACGTTTTGAACGCCCAACGACTATATTATTCGATGACTCTATTTCGATAGGTGAATTGGAGACCTATGAAAGCCGTTTAAAAATGGACACAAACGAGGCGACCATTGAGCAGTTTAAAGTTTTCTTTAACGAGTTCTTTGCGGCAGGTTTGCTCGCAAGCATTCTGTTTGATGCATCGGAGAGTGATTACCCTTGGGAATTTTTCGCTGACTTCAGTCGCCATTTCTGGGACGAGGCTCGGCACAGCGAATTTGGCGCCATCCGGTTACGCGAACTGGGAGTGGAACCAGATCGAATGAATCCTGTTCTGTTTGAGGAATCGCATGACCTTCCCATTTTGCACCGCGTTGCCTATTTAACCCGAGGACTGGAGGCATACTTCATGCCGCGTAAACCAAAACGAATGATCGAATATCAAGCGAGCGGAGATATGCGTAGTCAGCTTTTCGCCGATCAGGATTGGTCGGACGAAATCAATCACGTTCGCTATGGTTCAAGATGGACTGACTATTTGCTTGAAGATGACTATCGAGAGATCGGTGACATAATCGAAGAAGTGAAAACGCACCTCAGTAAAATTCGCGGGTACACCGTAACCGATATTAGCGCACCCTTCTAG
- a CDS encoding helix-turn-helix transcriptional regulator, producing the protein MVIKRQSSPVEVNFKKHGFALLESHHEEEFLMDWRSDPFPKILMFVGGEGVLESEESDLAIRAPMVYVIPQGLKHRLLDTPRRPLSLYGICLRSPHFPSANLVKSLCDEVRVENNPRRMQRIESWLRQLLAEERLRQPNYEDAQLCLIAWIVLELARAPRNDSIQITNSLHRVQSYISTLEQEFWRNEDIDSVARTLGLSRRRFTQIFRELEGESWQKRVTELRMSYAADLLRNPTLSIRSIVFECGYKDLTHFYRVFKQTHGMSPGNYRSAMGNPITPEE; encoded by the coding sequence ATGGTTATCAAACGTCAGAGTAGTCCGGTCGAAGTCAATTTTAAGAAACACGGCTTTGCTCTCCTGGAAAGCCATCATGAAGAGGAGTTCCTCATGGACTGGCGTAGCGATCCTTTCCCGAAGATTCTCATGTTTGTGGGTGGCGAAGGGGTGCTCGAATCAGAGGAAAGTGATTTGGCAATTCGGGCACCTATGGTTTATGTTATTCCCCAGGGACTAAAGCATCGGCTCCTGGATACGCCTCGTCGTCCTCTCTCTCTTTACGGGATATGTCTTCGGTCGCCGCATTTTCCGAGTGCGAATCTTGTTAAATCTTTATGCGATGAGGTACGGGTTGAAAACAACCCCCGTCGTATGCAGCGGATAGAATCATGGTTACGACAACTTCTGGCAGAAGAGCGTCTGCGCCAGCCGAATTATGAAGATGCCCAGTTATGTTTAATTGCGTGGATTGTGCTCGAACTGGCCAGGGCTCCCAGAAACGACTCGATTCAAATAACCAATTCGCTCCACCGTGTTCAAAGTTATATATCAACTTTGGAGCAAGAGTTCTGGAGAAACGAAGATATCGATTCGGTTGCTCGCACTCTTGGTCTTAGTCGACGACGCTTCACACAGATTTTTCGAGAGCTTGAGGGTGAGAGTTGGCAGAAACGAGTGACCGAGTTGCGTATGAGTTACGCTGCAGATTTATTACGCAATCCGACTTTATCGATTCGATCGATTGTATTTGAGTGCGGGTACAAAGATCTCACTCATTTTTATCGTGTATTTAAACAGACTCATGGAATGAGTCCCGGGAATTATCGATCCGCAATGGGGAACCCAATTACTCCTGAAGAGTAG
- a CDS encoding DUF1501 domain-containing protein, with translation MFLGGSSSLAATSFPKGKADHCIMLWLGGGCAHIDTWDPKRKGNAVTREPGTYYDVIPTAVDGIQVCEHLPRSAQIMDRISIIRTVNHNTIDEHAAAVNRMHTGRSTSGTVIYPSIGSIIAHERGPGDEGVPPYVLIGYPNLTRGPGFLGARDSYLYLTDTEAGPGGLIPPPDVDATRTQQRQTLLNGLRKNYIARGNQDEVVKNYDIGVETSLKLSGSSFMDTFNLNREKPELRESYGGEFGQRCLLARRLVQSGVRFVEVSHNLNFINGTGWDTHKEGQLQQHGLIRELDHAFASLTLDLEAHNLLDRTLVIIGTEFGRPPEFDAWGGRGHHSKAFSIVMAGGGLNHGRAVGETDELGREIVHTPVSVADLFATIFSTLKIDPSKELFDGDRPVPISDGGVPVAQLFG, from the coding sequence ATGTTTCTCGGAGGGTCCTCTAGCTTGGCTGCGACTTCTTTTCCGAAAGGCAAAGCAGACCATTGTATCATGCTCTGGCTCGGAGGTGGCTGTGCGCATATCGATACCTGGGATCCGAAACGCAAAGGCAACGCAGTAACCCGCGAGCCTGGTACTTATTACGATGTGATTCCCACCGCCGTCGATGGCATCCAGGTCTGTGAACATCTCCCGCGGTCTGCGCAAATCATGGATCGCATTTCGATCATCAGAACGGTCAATCACAACACCATCGATGAACATGCTGCGGCAGTTAATCGTATGCACACCGGTCGCTCAACCAGTGGAACCGTTATTTATCCATCAATAGGGTCGATCATAGCACACGAACGCGGACCGGGTGATGAAGGAGTGCCTCCTTACGTTCTCATAGGTTATCCCAACTTGACTCGTGGCCCGGGATTTCTGGGCGCTCGAGACAGCTACCTCTATCTGACAGACACGGAAGCTGGACCCGGGGGGCTGATTCCACCTCCTGACGTGGACGCCACCCGTACTCAACAAAGACAGACACTTTTAAATGGTTTGCGAAAAAATTATATCGCACGCGGCAATCAGGATGAGGTCGTTAAGAATTACGACATCGGTGTCGAAACCAGCCTGAAACTTTCAGGGTCCTCCTTCATGGACACCTTTAACCTGAATAGGGAAAAACCAGAGCTGCGTGAATCCTATGGCGGTGAATTCGGTCAGCGCTGTTTGCTGGCAAGGCGTCTTGTTCAATCCGGGGTGAGATTTGTAGAGGTGTCGCACAACTTGAACTTTATTAACGGTACTGGATGGGACACGCACAAGGAAGGTCAACTGCAACAGCATGGACTGATCAGAGAGTTGGATCACGCCTTCGCCTCGCTAACCCTGGATCTCGAAGCTCACAACCTATTGGACCGCACCCTCGTTATCATTGGTACAGAATTCGGGCGGCCACCTGAGTTCGACGCCTGGGGTGGTCGCGGGCACCATTCAAAAGCATTCAGTATTGTGATGGCCGGTGGAGGACTCAACCACGGCAGAGCGGTCGGAGAAACCGATGAACTTGGAAGGGAAATTGTTCATACTCCTGTTTCCGTAGCAGATCTGTTTGCCACGATTTTTTCTACCCTGAAAATCGATCCATCCAAAGAGTTATTCGACGGTGACCGTCCTGTTCCTATTTCCGATGGTGGCGTGCCAGTTGCGCAGTTGTTTGGTTAA
- a CDS encoding DUF1553 domain-containing protein, whose protein sequence is MLPQLLVARFLGLLLVCVGTDLTANTGEKDPLSVQVEIFEDRGVPKSANQKVVVVANASDAVGAVNQLFNDDPGEINNNDTAVPVEELGFRPVGNDQIPDHVYYTRAFGFHRIPFKYDETGVRELRKGPIIIRATARLTLEKGEHRILIRTREDVFFRMDGELIETVKVVQLPSDGHNPMREIPKRAAPTIKDFAPGNTEHVFTLRVDGQPHTYSLDTLVGRSDRRPDLGVLAVAIAGPGEDSFTLLGSNKKIVFSNQGWEDYVQEEKVCYAAMDAQERQTQSTKETLYWQERHEFARVWLGDQEAVMAPEVSKWIPVQNAIDRFTGRRIEEEALNQIARDNAERSAREKGLVLFQSDIQPILQNNCLKCHGDKEKGELRLDSLAGALKGGESEEPAIVPGHPEKSLLIEMLALEDMPPKGDLLKAHEIDLFTRWIEQGAQWDEFDAQEIAASRHPSSRELKVTGLSPLPLIDDLAFLRRVTLDTVGVIPTLEEINAFQSDHSANKRSKAIDRLLGDPRWADHWVPFWQDLLAENPNIVKPNLNNTGAFRWWIHESFLDNKPMDRFVSDLVLMRGDKYIGPAGFGMATQNDVPMAAKAHILGGAFMGVQMKCARCHDAPFQSVQQEDLFNLAAMLDRKPIKVPASSIVPVDKLSGRNSLVKVSLKADEKVEPVWPFDHFSESPLPGRLIRNPDDPRETLAAHMTSPENERFAKAMVNWTWKRYFGKGLIEPPTDWENADISHPNLLAFLAQELVGHNYDINYLCRLILNSHTYQREVLDKTDPQAARLFVGQSRRRMTAEQIVDSLHVATNRRIDSEELNMDQDGRRPIKQFINLGKPKRAWEFTSLSNERDRPSLTLPHAQVYVDVLEAYGWNGSRQNPIHDRDHETNVLQPAALGNGIMSQRLTRLSDTHPLTQWVMETSDLDELVDKLFLKTLSRPPDDQEKKTYTALLRDGYTDRIIPESERSPASVQTRYPYVTWSNHLRSEANDVKNAIARDIEEGERPTRFLKTAWRKNLEDGLWALINSPEMIFIP, encoded by the coding sequence ATGTTGCCTCAACTCTTAGTTGCCAGGTTTCTAGGACTACTTCTGGTGTGCGTTGGAACTGACCTTACAGCTAATACAGGGGAGAAAGATCCGTTGTCCGTACAAGTCGAGATTTTCGAGGACAGGGGCGTTCCTAAATCGGCAAACCAAAAGGTAGTGGTTGTCGCGAATGCGAGTGATGCGGTGGGAGCAGTTAATCAACTGTTTAATGATGATCCCGGTGAGATAAACAACAACGATACAGCGGTGCCCGTTGAAGAATTGGGGTTCAGACCCGTGGGCAACGATCAGATTCCCGACCACGTCTATTACACCCGTGCTTTTGGATTTCACCGTATTCCTTTTAAGTACGATGAGACAGGTGTTCGCGAACTCCGTAAAGGTCCGATTATTATAAGGGCAACCGCCCGGTTAACTTTGGAGAAGGGAGAGCACCGCATTTTGATTCGGACCCGTGAAGATGTTTTCTTTCGGATGGACGGTGAACTTATCGAGACGGTTAAAGTGGTACAGTTACCTTCAGACGGTCACAACCCGATGCGGGAAATCCCCAAACGTGCCGCACCGACGATTAAAGATTTTGCTCCCGGCAACACCGAACATGTTTTTACTCTGAGAGTGGATGGTCAGCCGCATACTTATTCCTTGGATACCCTGGTAGGTAGGTCAGACCGTCGACCCGATCTGGGTGTGTTGGCTGTAGCCATCGCCGGACCCGGTGAAGACTCGTTTACCTTACTTGGCTCGAACAAAAAAATCGTTTTCAGCAATCAGGGCTGGGAGGATTACGTTCAGGAGGAAAAAGTCTGTTACGCCGCCATGGATGCACAGGAGCGCCAAACGCAATCGACCAAAGAAACCCTTTATTGGCAGGAGCGCCATGAGTTCGCCAGAGTCTGGTTAGGCGACCAGGAGGCAGTAATGGCGCCCGAAGTCAGCAAATGGATACCCGTGCAAAATGCTATCGACCGTTTTACTGGACGTCGCATTGAAGAGGAAGCCCTGAATCAGATTGCGCGAGACAACGCTGAACGTTCAGCACGCGAGAAAGGATTGGTTCTTTTTCAATCGGATATTCAACCGATCCTGCAAAACAACTGCCTGAAATGTCACGGCGATAAGGAGAAAGGAGAGCTGCGTCTTGATTCACTGGCGGGTGCTCTCAAGGGCGGCGAGTCTGAAGAACCGGCTATCGTTCCCGGACACCCGGAAAAAAGTCTGCTGATCGAAATGCTCGCCCTTGAAGACATGCCACCTAAAGGCGACCTGCTGAAAGCGCATGAAATAGATTTGTTCACCCGTTGGATTGAACAAGGGGCACAATGGGATGAATTCGATGCCCAGGAAATCGCCGCCTCTCGCCATCCTTCGAGCCGCGAATTAAAGGTCACCGGACTGTCCCCACTTCCTCTGATTGACGATCTGGCGTTTCTGCGTCGAGTAACTCTGGATACGGTCGGCGTTATCCCAACACTGGAAGAAATCAATGCATTTCAATCGGACCACTCCGCGAATAAGCGAAGTAAGGCGATTGATCGACTTTTGGGTGACCCCCGCTGGGCTGATCACTGGGTGCCCTTCTGGCAGGATCTTCTTGCCGAAAATCCAAACATCGTAAAACCGAATTTAAATAACACCGGCGCGTTTCGCTGGTGGATACATGAATCATTTCTTGATAACAAACCGATGGACCGTTTTGTAAGCGACCTGGTCCTAATGCGCGGGGATAAGTATATTGGACCAGCCGGGTTTGGCATGGCGACGCAGAATGACGTGCCGATGGCCGCTAAGGCACACATCCTCGGCGGTGCCTTTATGGGAGTTCAAATGAAATGCGCGCGCTGCCACGATGCGCCTTTCCAGTCCGTGCAACAGGAAGACCTGTTTAACCTGGCTGCAATGCTTGACCGCAAACCGATCAAAGTGCCTGCAAGTAGTATCGTGCCTGTTGATAAACTGTCTGGTCGCAATTCACTCGTAAAAGTTTCCCTCAAAGCGGACGAGAAAGTGGAACCAGTTTGGCCGTTCGATCATTTCAGCGAATCACCACTTCCGGGAAGGCTCATTCGAAATCCCGACGACCCACGCGAAACGCTGGCTGCGCACATGACCTCACCGGAGAACGAACGGTTTGCCAAAGCCATGGTTAATTGGACCTGGAAACGATACTTCGGCAAAGGACTCATAGAGCCGCCCACCGACTGGGAAAACGCGGACATTTCTCACCCCAACCTCTTGGCATTTCTCGCCCAGGAATTGGTGGGCCACAATTATGATATTAATTACCTATGCCGGCTCATCCTGAATTCGCATACCTACCAACGCGAGGTCTTGGACAAAACGGATCCACAGGCAGCACGCTTGTTTGTCGGTCAAAGTCGAAGACGTATGACCGCCGAACAAATTGTGGATTCACTCCATGTGGCTACCAATAGGCGAATTGATAGTGAGGAGTTGAATATGGATCAGGACGGCAGGCGACCGATCAAACAGTTTATCAATTTGGGGAAACCGAAGAGGGCGTGGGAGTTCACCTCGCTATCCAACGAACGCGATCGCCCGAGCCTGACATTGCCTCACGCTCAGGTCTATGTCGATGTGCTTGAGGCTTACGGATGGAATGGTTCGCGGCAAAACCCGATACATGATCGCGATCATGAAACCAATGTGCTTCAACCCGCTGCCCTGGGGAATGGGATCATGAGCCAACGACTCACACGCTTGTCCGATACCCACCCATTAACCCAATGGGTTATGGAAACAAGCGACCTGGACGAGCTGGTTGATAAGTTATTTTTAAAAACCTTGAGCCGACCTCCGGACGATCAGGAAAAGAAAACCTACACTGCTCTTTTGCGCGATGGTTATACCGATCGGATCATTCCGGAAAGTGAACGCTCGCCCGCGTCCGTGCAAACTCGTTATCCTTATGTTACCTGGTCCAATCATCTGAGGTCCGAAGCCAACGATGTAAAGAATGCCATTGCACGGGATATCGAGGAAGGAGAACGACCGACTCGATTCTTAAAAACAGCCTGGCGGAAAAATCTGGAAGACGGTTTGTGGGCACTCATTAACTCTCCTGAAATGATTTTTATACCGTGA
- a CDS encoding class I SAM-dependent methyltransferase, with product MNDYALLDSGHGRKLEQFGTIVLDRPCAQAVWSPSQPKLWKTADAFFTRKAGLEWRGRDRLPESWQVKINNLSLKLSTTDFGHLGVFPETRDMWSWITNTFSREVPKRKEPLNFLNLFAYSGGATLAGAKGGAHCCHVDASKGMVQWARQNAQLNSLESHPIRWIVDDVNKFLQREIRRGTRYDAILLDPPSFGRGKAGELYKIEDALLVTLDLVKAVLSDKPCFVYLTSHTPGFTPIVLNNLLFQLLPKGKLDNGEMLLTGENGVLPVPSGTWSRWLAE from the coding sequence ATGAACGATTACGCTCTTCTCGACAGCGGCCATGGCCGGAAACTTGAACAATTTGGAACTATTGTTCTCGACCGTCCCTGTGCACAAGCTGTCTGGTCACCGAGCCAACCGAAACTCTGGAAAACTGCGGATGCCTTCTTCACTCGTAAAGCGGGTCTCGAGTGGCGGGGTCGTGATCGACTACCGGAATCCTGGCAGGTGAAAATCAACAATCTCAGTTTGAAACTCTCAACAACGGATTTCGGTCACCTGGGTGTCTTTCCTGAAACCCGCGACATGTGGTCGTGGATCACAAACACATTTAGTCGGGAAGTGCCGAAACGGAAAGAACCTCTCAATTTCCTCAATTTGTTTGCCTACTCGGGTGGCGCCACCCTGGCCGGAGCAAAAGGCGGTGCACACTGCTGCCACGTCGACGCCTCGAAGGGCATGGTTCAATGGGCTCGCCAGAACGCACAACTCAATTCCCTGGAATCGCATCCCATTCGCTGGATCGTGGACGACGTCAACAAGTTCCTCCAACGCGAAATTCGTCGCGGCACGCGTTACGATGCCATCCTGCTCGACCCACCCTCCTTCGGTCGCGGAAAAGCTGGCGAGCTCTACAAAATTGAAGACGCTCTTTTAGTAACGCTGGATTTGGTTAAAGCGGTGCTGAGCGACAAACCCTGTTTTGTCTACCTGACCAGCCACACCCCTGGATTTACGCCTATTGTTTTAAACAATCTGCTTTTTCAGCTCCTACCCAAAGGGAAACTCGATAACGGCGAAATGCTCTTAACCGGTGAAAACGGCGTGCTACCTGTCCCCAGCGGGACCTGGTCCCGTTGGCTGGCGGAATAA